The Oncorhynchus mykiss isolate Arlee chromosome 20, USDA_OmykA_1.1, whole genome shotgun sequence genome includes a region encoding these proteins:
- the LOC118942081 gene encoding serine/arginine repetitive matrix protein 1-like yields MRRAGGQAGRQEARQLLSASGSLRLSILPGPWERPKWGLSKRSKSAPQEKRTFHVSPPGKENVPRQPRRKRERSTSAPQEKQTLHVRHPGKANVPRQPPRKREHSTSDTQEKRTFHVSPPGKENVPRQAPRKRERSTSAPQEKRTFHISPSGKANVPRQPTRKSKRSTSAPQEKRTFHVSPPGKENAPRQPRRKRERSTSAPQEKQTLHVRHPGKANVPRQPPRKREHSTSDTQEKRTFHVSPPGKENVPRQAPRKRERSTSAPQEKQTFHVSPPGKANVPRQPPRKRERSTSAPQERRTLHVSPAGKENVPRQPPRKSKHYTSDTQEKQTFHVSPPGKENIPRQTPRKRERSTSAPQEKRTFHVRPPGKENVPHQPPRKSERSTSAPQEKQTFHVSPPGKANVPRQPPRKSKRSTSAPQEKQTFHVSTQGKENVPRQPPRNRERSTSAPQEKKTFQVSRSGKANVPRQPTRKSKRSTSTTQEKQTFHVSPPGKANVPCQPPRKSKRSTSTTQEKQTFHVSPPGKANVPCQPPRKSELSTSAPQEKQTFHVSPQGKENVPRQPPRKRERSTSAPQEKIAFHVSTPGKENVPRQPPRKSERSTSAPQDKQTFHVSPPGKANVPRQPPRKSKRSTSAHQEKRTFHVSPPGKENVPRQQPRKSKRSTSAHQEKQTFHVSPAGKENVPHQPPRKRERSTSPHQENRTFHVSPPGKENVPRQPRRKRERSTSAPQVKRTFHVSPPGKENVARQPTRKRERSTSAPQEKRTFHVSPPGKQNVPRQPHRKSKRSTSAPQEKQTFHFSPPGKANFHVSPPGKANVPRQLPRKSKRSTSAPKEKQTFHVSPPGKENVPRLPPRKRERSTFAPQEKRTFHVSPPGKANFHVSPPGKANVPRQLPRKSKRSTSAPKEKQTFHVSPPGKENVPRLPPRKRERSTFAPQEKRTFHVSPPGKANVPRQPPRKSKRSTSAHQEKQTFHVSPSGKASVPRQPPMKSKRSTSAPQEKQTFHVSPPGKACSLHSK; encoded by the exons ATGAGGCGGGCGGGAGGACAGGCGGGTAGGCAGGAAGCCAGGCAGCTGCTGTCAGCCTCTGGCTCCTTGAGACTCAGCATCCTGCCTGGACCCTGGGAAAG GCCCAAGTGGGGGCTCAG CAAACGTTCCAAGTCAGCCCCCCAGGAAAAGAGAACGTTCCACGTCAGCCCCCCAGGAAAGGAGAACGTTCCACGTCAGCCCCGCAGGAAAAGAGAACGTTCCACGTCAGCCCCCCAGGAAAAGCAAACATTACACGTCAGACACCCAGGAAAAGCAAACGTTCCACGTCAGCCCCCCAGGAAAAGAGAACATTCCACGTCAGACACCCAGGAAAAGAGAACGTTCCACGTCAGCCCCCCAGGAAAAGAGAACGTTCCACGTCAGGCCCCCAGGAAAAGAGAACGTTCCACATCAGCCCCCCAGGAAAAGCGAACGTTCCACATCAGCCCCTCAGGAAAAGCAAACGTTCCACGTCAGCCCACCAGGAAAAGCAAACGTTCCACGTCAGCCCCCCAGGAAAAGAGAACGTTCCACGTCAGCCCCCCAGGAAAGGAGAACGCTCCACGTCAGCCCCGCAGGAAAAGAGAACGTTCCACGTCAGCCCCCCAGGAAAAGCAAACATTACACGTCAGACACCCAGGAAAAGCAAACGTTCCACGTCAGCCCCCCAGGAAAAGAGAACATTCCACGTCAGACACCCAGGAAAAGAGAACGTTCCACGTCAGCCCCCCAGGAAAAGAGAACGTTCCACGTCAGGCCCCCAGGAAAAGAGAACGTTCCACATCAGCCCCTCAGGAAAAGCAAACGTTCCACGTCAGCCCACCAGGAAAAGCAAACGTTCCACGTCAGCCCCCCAGGAAAAGAGAACGTTCCACGTCAGCCCCCCAGGAAAGGAGAACGCTCCACGTCAGCCCCGCAGGAAAAGAGAACGTTCCACGTCAGCCCCCCAGGAAAAGCAAACATTACACGTCAGACACCCAGGAAAAGCAAACGTTCCACGTCAGCCCCCCAGGAAAAGAGAACATTCCACGTCAGACACCCAGGAAAAGAGAACGTTCCACGTCAGCCCCCCAGGAAAAGAGAACGTTCCACGTCAGGCCCCCAGGAAAAGAGAACGTTCCACATCAGCCCCCCAGGAAAAGCGAACGTTCCACATCAGCCCCTCAGGAAAAGCAAACGTTCCACGTCAGCCCACCAGGAAAAGCAAACGTTCCACGTCAACCCCCCAGGAAAAGCAAACGTTCCACGTCAGCTCCCCAGGAAAAGCAAACGTTCCACGTCAGCACCCAAGGAAAAGAGAATGTTCCACGTCAGCCCCCCAGGAATAGAGAACGTTCCACGTCAGCCCCCCAGGAAAAGAAAACGTTCCAAGTCAGCCGCTCAGGAAAAGCAAACGTTCCACGTCAGCCCACCAGGAAAAGCAAACGTTCCACGTCAACAACCCAGGAAAAGCAAACGTTCCACGTCAGCCCACCAGGAAAAGCAAACGTTCCATGTCAGCCCCCCAGGAAAAGCAAACGTTCCACGTCAACAACCCAGGAAAAGCAAACGTTCCACGTCAGCCCACCAGGAAAAGCAAACGTTCCATGTCAGCCCCCCAGGAAAAGCGAACTTTCCACGTCAGCTCCCCAGGAAAAGCAAACGTTCCACGTCAGCCCCCAAGGAAAAGAGAACGTTCCACGTCAGCCCCCCAGGAAAAGAGAACGTTCCACATCAGCCCCCCAGGAAAAGATAGCGTTCCACGTCAGCACCCCAGGAAAAGAGAACGTTCCACGTCAGCCCCCCAGGAAAAGCGAACGTTCCACGTCAGCCCCTCAGGATAAGCAAACGTTCCACGTCAGCCCACCAGGAAAAGCAAACGTTCCACGTCAACCCCCCAGGAAAAGCAAACGTTCCACGTCAGCCCACCAGGAAAAGAGAACGTTCCACGTCAGCCCACCAGGAAAAGAGAACGTTCCACGTCAACAACCCAGGAAAAGCAAACGTTCCACGTCAGCCCACCAGGAAAAGCAAACGTTCCATGTCAGCCCCGCAGGAAAAGAGAACGTTCCACATCAGCCCCCCAGGAAAAGAGAACGTTCCACATCACCCCACCAGGAAAATAGAACGTTCCACGTCAGCCCCCCAGGAAAAGAGAACGTTCCACGTCAGCCTCGCAGGAAAAGAGAACGTTCCACATCAGCCCCCCAGGTAAAGAGAACGTTCCACGTCAGCCCCCCAGGAAAGGAGAACGTTGCACGTCAGCCCACCAGGAAAAGAGAACGTTCCACGTCAGCCCCCCAGGAAAAGAGAACGTTCCACGTCAGCCCCCCAGGAAAACAGAACGTTCCACGTCAGCCCCACAGGAAAAGCAAACGTTCCACGTCAGCCCCCCAGGAAAAGCAAACGTTCCACTTCAGCCCCCCAGGAAAAGCAAACTTCCACGTCAGCCCCCCAGGAAAAGCAAACGTTCCACGTCAGCTCCCCAGGAAAAGCAAACGTTCCACTTCAGCCCCCAAGGAAAAGCAAACGTTCCACGTCAGCCCCCCAGGAAAAGAGAACGTTCCACGTTTGCCCCCCAGGAAAAGAGAACGTTCCACGTTTGCCCCCCAGGAAAAGAGAACGTTCCACGTCAGCCCCCCAGGAAAAGCAAACTTCCACGTCAGCCCCCCAGGAAAAGCAAACGTTCCACGTCAGCTCCCCAGGAAAAGCAAACGTTCCACTTCAGCCCCCAAGGAAAAGCAAACGTTCCACGTCAGCCCCCCAGGAAAAGAGAACGTTCCACGTTTGCCCCCCAGGAAAAGAGAACGTTCCACGTTTGCCCCCCAGGAAAAGAGAACGTTCCACGTCAGCCCCCCAGGAAAAGCAAACGTTCCACGTCAGCCCCCCAGGAAAAGCAAACGTTCCACGTCAGCCCACCAGGAAAAGCAAACGTTCCACGTCAGCCCCTCAGGAAAAGCAAGCGTTCCACGTCAGCCCCCCATGAAAAGCAAACGTTCCACGTCAGCCCCCCAGGAAAAGCAAACGTTCCACGTCAGCCCCCCAGGAAAAGCCTGCTCGCTGCACTCAAAGTGA